GGACAGACCAGGCCACTCGGCAGCACCGATACGAAGCGACCAGACCTCGTCGGTCATAGCGCCGCGCTGCTCCATACGCCACTTGCCGAGGAGAGCGGACGGGGGACCGAGGGTCAGACCACCCGGGGTATCGATGGAACCGGTCATGGCAGCGAGAAGAATCATCGCCTGGGACAGCTGAACGCCGTTCTTGTTCTGGTCGAACGCCAGACCCCAAGCCCAGCCGATGGGACGCTCGGTGCCGAGGATGTGAGCGACGCGCTCAATCGTGGCGACATCGACCGTGGTGATCTCGGCGACCTTCTCGACGGGATACTCGGCAGCGCGAGCCTTGAGCTCGTCGAGGCCGTAGATCCACTGCTCCACGAACTCGTGATCATACTCGTCGTTCTGGAACATGAGGTTCATGACACCGAGTGCGAAGCAGGTGTCGGTCTGCGGACGGAGCTGGACGTTGATGTTGCCGTTGCGCGAACCCGGCCAGGTGATGCGGGGGTCAACGGAAATCAGGTGCGTGCCAAGCTTCATCATGTCGACGAGGACGTGACCGAAGAAACCGTCACCATTGGAGGGCAGCGGCTCCTTACCCCAAACGACAACCCACTTGGAGAGCTTGTACGCGGGATCCTCGAAACGACCAGGCAGGTGGCCTGCATAGTCGAGCTCGGGATAGCCAGCACCCAGGACGTAGTCAGCGATCGAGCAGCGCGGACCATAGCAGGACCAGCCAGACTGCGTGTAGCAGCAGTTGGGCGACTGCAGGACGGAGAACGTCAGAGCATAGTAGAAGATGCAAGCCTCACGACCGGTGCCACCAAAGCAGACGATGGACTCGGGACCATACGTGGTCTGGTAGTAGCGGACCTTCTCGCAAATCGTGTCGAGAGCCTCGTCCCACGTGGTGCGCTCCCACTTCATCTTGCCGCGATCCTCATAGGCGCGCTTCATGGGATAGATGACGCGGTCGGGGCTGTAGGTGTACTCGCGCAGAGCAAGGTTCATGGCGTTGACGCGACCCTGCGTAATGGGGTTGTCGTCGTCACCCTCGATGCGGATGAGACGGCCGCCATCGGTGATAACCTTAACGCCATATCCTACCGGGTGAGATCCCGGGGGAGACCAGGTGTTGCTGCGGGTAGCTACAGTGCCATCCTCGCGTGTAACTCGCCACTCTTTGCTGTAAGTTCCAGCCATAGTGTTACTCCTTTTCCTCAATTACCTTTTGGGAAAACTTGAAGCCCTCTTATGCGCCTGAAGCCAGATTTAAACTCTTGGCACATATATGTGGTGTGATTTGTAAAGAATCCCACTTCACATTCACTCCGCATAACCAACAACAGCAAGGCAACTACTTGCCTCCAAGAACACGGATGAGCTTAAACAGCTCAGGCGAACCTTGGGTTGGATTTTAGAGGGTAATGCCTCTAGTCAACCCTCCCTTCACGAATGTGATTGGGTAATGTGTGCCAGGACGCTCTTGTTTGCGATGGTGTCTGGGGCATCGAAAACGCAAATGACCTAGCGCTCCAAAATAATACCAGCTATCGTATAAAAAGCCTGAGTGAATAATGAGAATCTTTATCCTATTTAGAATATAATAATGAATCTGG
This window of the Coriobacteriaceae bacterium genome carries:
- a CDS encoding molybdopterin-dependent oxidoreductase — protein: MAGTYSKEWRVTREDGTVATRSNTWSPPGSHPVGYGVKVITDGGRLIRIEGDDDNPITQGRVNAMNLALREYTYSPDRVIYPMKRAYEDRGKMKWERTTWDEALDTICEKVRYYQTTYGPESIVCFGGTGREACIFYYALTFSVLQSPNCCYTQSGWSCYGPRCSIADYVLGAGYPELDYAGHLPGRFEDPAYKLSKWVVVWGKEPLPSNGDGFFGHVLVDMMKLGTHLISVDPRITWPGSRNGNINVQLRPQTDTCFALGVMNLMFQNDEYDHEFVEQWIYGLDELKARAAEYPVEKVAEITTVDVATIERVAHILGTERPIGWAWGLAFDQNKNGVQLSQAMILLAAMTGSIDTPGGLTLGPPSALLGKWRMEQRGAMTDEVWSLRIGAAEWPGLSTGMATTQPDETLNTMESHKPYQLRMAWFNSSNFLAPTCSAQPKRWHDALCESIEFCVIQDLFLTPTAMAVGDYFLPMSTWAEHDGICLTHYGRNTVFMGPMNKALQVGECMSDVEICLVFGQRLNPTWWPWYKPAGDTLDVSTLEHSEYAPMLLGKDRGLLDRDALEKAVVQFYSDQLAELGMTFDEFREEGIYQPGAHGFEYEKYAKGMLRFDGEPGFNTITGQIEAYSILYESWGEDPLPYYEEPNYSQISKPEFAGQYPLITTSGSRRYSSFHSEHRQVPSLRQIDPWPWVQINPETAAEYGITKGDWVEVYNMFGSARFKAEITFCMKPGIINCAHGWWFPEQDGEEPNLFGVWKSNFNSLVPHMNIGKLGFGAPYKGVMCNMRRVRGLNQD